The Populus alba chromosome 4, ASM523922v2, whole genome shotgun sequence genome contains a region encoding:
- the LOC118058837 gene encoding uncharacterized protein: MVCEKCEKKLSKVIVPDKWKEGASNTTEGGGRKINENKLLSKKKRWSPYGNTKCMICKQQVHQDGKYCHTCAYSKGVCAMCGKQVLDTKLYKQSNA; this comes from the exons atggtGTGCGAAAAGT gtgaAAAGAAGTTAAGTAAGGTGATTGTTCCTGATAAGTGGAAGGAAGGAGCTAGCAACACCACCGAAGGCGGTGGACGGAAAATCAACGAGAATAAACtcctttccaagaaaaaaag ATGGAGTCCTTATGGAAATACCAAGTGCATGATTTGCAAGCAGCAAGTACATCAAGATGGCAAGTACTGTCACACCTGTGCTTATTCCAAAG GAGTTTGTGCTATGTGCGGAAAGCAAGTACTTGACACCAAGCTTTATAAACAAAGCAATGCATAA
- the LOC140955506 gene encoding uncharacterized protein, with protein MKINIHFEGLNHEFTVKDDAAVFDLKVQVQEKLGFLAANQRLFMDGSTMLYDYNKLQSYGIVDDTTLSLRYKILVHGRPNRRGISKVYELFVHEYNTVANLKQMLNFEYGIDIGIIKLKKGNDNLEDSRKIWDCDIRPGCHLRMI; from the coding sequence ATGAAGATCAACATTCATTTTGAAGGCCTAAACCACGAATTTACAGTAAAAGATGATGCAGCTGTTTTTGACCTAAAAGTGCAAGTTCAGGAGAAGCTCGGGTTCCTAGCTGCGAACCAAAGACTCTTTATGGATGGCTCGACAATGCTATATGACTACAACAAATTGCAAAGTTATGGAATCGTTGACGATACTACTCTCAGTCTCCGCTATAAAATCTTGGTTCATGGACGACCAAACAGGCGTGGAATATCCAAGGTGTATGAGCTATTTGTCCATGAGTACAACACAGTTGCAAACTTGAAGCAGATGCTTAATTTTGAGTATGGAATTGATATTggaatcatcaaattaaaaaagggCAATGATAACCTTGAAGATAGCAGGAAAATCTGGGATTGTGACATAAGACCTGGTTGTCACCTTCGTATGATTTAG